Proteins from one Ranitomeya variabilis isolate aRanVar5 chromosome 1, aRanVar5.hap1, whole genome shotgun sequence genomic window:
- the LOC143793841 gene encoding uncharacterized protein LOC143793841 yields the protein MKSLKTPSGSSPPRKRVPYADQLQFILGSRSLRRTESNVCAQTPLDLEGNTTEDNIGEEVEECRMGSQDSPGNMSLSGRSQELTDTFGERDIAPRAGEVLDSNTASTSSDSAANSGGGVSRHMGMGAASARPVALRRAAPKKSKQAQVIENLTSRTLNLLDNSAKQDEQDKFGPLLADRLRTLPRDKQQMYMTAANCLLTAIDGTSTLPPAQQIMMGIFNIFNNPIVPPPPPPAAAPQHYGQVATYRADQVEAYSYGHTPGPTATGHRTSTPNTSLSSQHDLFTGYGYQP from the exons ATGAAATCCCTCAAGACTCCGAGTGGCAGCTCGCCGCCAAGGAAGAGGGTGCCATATGCAGACCAGCTGCAGTTTATATTGGGAAGCCGGAGTTTGAGGAG AACTGAAAGCAACGTCTGTGCCCAAACACCTCTGGACCTTGAAGGTAACACCACGGAGGACAATATTGGAGAGGAAGTAGAAGAATGCAGGATGGGCAGCCAAGATTCTCCGGGGAACATGTCTTTGTCCGGAAGGTCACAAGAGCTTACCGATACCTTTGGAGAACGTGACATAGCACCTCGTGCGGGAGAAGTTTTGGACTCTAACACTGCTTCTACTTCCTCGGACTCTGCAGCCAACTCTGGTGGTGGTGTGTCGAGGCACATGGGGATGGGGGCTGCTTCTGCCCGTCCCGTGGCTTTGAGAAGGGCGGCACCAAAGAAGTCAAAACAAGCTCAAGTTATTGAAAACTTAACAAGCCGTACGCTCAATCTGCTAGACAATTCGGCAAAGCAAGATGAGCAAGACAAATTTGGGCCACTTTTGGCAGACCGTCTTAGAACACTGCCACGGGACAAGCAGCAAATGTACATGACAGCAGCCAATTGTCTGTTAACGGCAATTGATGGCACATCCACCCTACCCCCAGCTCAACAAATTATGAtgggtatttttaatatttttaataaccccattgtgcctccaccaccaccaccagcagccgcACCGCAGCATTATGGGCAGGTGGCAACATACAGGGCCGACCAAGTAGAGGCCTACAGTTATGGCCATACACCTGGACCTACAGCAACTGGCCATCGTACCAGTACACCCAATACCAGTCTCTCCTCCCAACATGACTTATTTACGGGTTATGGATATCAACCGTAA